The following coding sequences lie in one Musa acuminata AAA Group cultivar baxijiao chromosome BXJ1-8, Cavendish_Baxijiao_AAA, whole genome shotgun sequence genomic window:
- the LOC103975099 gene encoding pentatricopeptide repeat-containing protein At3g26782, mitochondrial, whose amino-acid sequence MRLRSPAPLLLAKAFSSSAPTAMLAAHFGRHVDTTSVASWNAAIADLARAGDFVDALRAFASLRRLHLRPDRSSFPPALKSAAALASLPSGRQLHLFALRLGLLPDLFVASSLVDMYAKCRELSDARRAFDESPHRNAVLWTAMVAGYVWNDAPEDAIFLFKGFLADEGGAGIDSVAAVAVLSACSRVSGKKVAEGIHGLVMKVGLEMDVAVGNTLTDAYAKGGDLSLGRKVFEGMAARDVVSWNSMIALYAQNGLSAEALELYTKMLTNGSIQHNAVTLSAVLLACAHAGALQIGKCIHNQVVRMGLEKDVYVGTSVVDMYCKCGRVRMAKKAFDRMKEKNILSWSAMVAGYGMHGHGQEALKVFHEMTNSGEKPNYITFVSVLAACSHAGLVNEGRYWLDAMKRKFNIEPGVEHYGCMVDLLGRAGCLNEAYRLIKDMKVKPDFVVWGALLSACRIHKNVELGEISARKLFELDPKNCGYYVLLSNIYADAGRWNDVQRLRVIIKNKGLVKPPGYSSVEFKGRVHVFLVGDKKHPQHIEIYNYLEKLRVRMLEAGYVPDTGSVLHDVDEEEKETVLRVHSEKLALAFAIINTAPGTTIHIIKNLRVCGDCHSAIKLITKLVQREIVVRDSHRFHHFRDGSCSCGDYW is encoded by the exons ATGAGGCTCCGCTCGCCCGCCCCACTACTACTCGCCAAAGCGTTCTCGTCCTCCGCCCCCACCGCCATGCTCGCCGCCCACTTTGGTCGCCACGTCGACACTACCTCCGTCGCTTCATGGAACGCCGCCATCGCCGACCTCGCCCGCGCCGGGGACTTCGTCGACGCCCTTCGCGCCTTCGCATCCCTCCGCCGCCTACACCTACGCCCCGACCGTTCCTCCTTTCCCCCGGCCCTCAAGTCCGCCGCCGCCCTCGCTTCGCTCCCCTCCGGCCGACAGCTTCACCTCTTCGCCCTTCGCCTCGGCCTCCTCCCGGACCTATTCGTCGCCTCCTCCCTCGTCGACATGTACGCCAAGTGCCGCGAGCTGTCCGACGCCCGCCGGGCCTTCGACGAGTCCCCCCACCGCAATGCCGTCCTATGGACCGCCATGGTCGCGGGATACGTCTGGAATGACGCTCCCGAGGACGCCATCTTCTTGTTTAAGGGCTTCCTTGCTGATGAAGGCGGGGCGGGCATCGACTCCGTGGCGGCTGTGGCAGTGCTCTCTGCATGCTCGAGGGTTTCTGGTAAGAAGGTTGCCGAAGGGATCCACGGGCTCGTGATGAAGGTTGGGTTGGAAATGGATGTGGCAGTGGGGAACACACTGACGGACGCCTATGCTAAAGGAGGAGACTTGAGTTTGGGGCGAAAGGTATTTGAGGGAATGGCCGCAAGAGATGTTGTATCTTGGAATTCAATGATTGCGTTGTATGCTCAAAATGGGCTCTCGGCAGAGGCATTGGAGCTATATACTAAGATGTTGACTAATGGAAGCATTCAACATAATGCTGTGACGCTCTCCGCAGTGCTGCTGGCGTGTGCACATGCAGGAGCATTGCAAATAGGAAAGTGCATTCATAACCAG GTGGTCAGGATGGGCTTGGAGAAAGATGTGTATGTGGGCACATCAGTGGTTGACATGTACTGCAAATGTGGGAGAGTGAGGATGGCAAAGAAAGCCTTTGACCGCATGAAGGAAAAGAATATCTTATCATGGTCTGCCATGGTTGCCGGTTATGGCATGCATGGTCACGGACAAGAGGCTCTGAAGGTTTTTCATGAAATGACGAATTCAGGAGAGAAGCCAAATTACATAACCTTTGTTTCTGTCTTGGCAGCTTGCAGTCATGCAGGGCTTGTGAACGAAGGCAGATATTGGTTGGATGCAATGAAAAGAAAGTTCAATATTGAACCTGGTGTGGAGCATTATGGATGCATGGTAGACCTTCTTGGACGAGCAGGTTGTCTTAATGAAGCTTACAGATTGATCAAGGACATGAAAGTCAAGCCTGATTTTGTCGTCTGGGGTGCCCTTCTTAGTGCATGTAGGATTCATAAGAATGTCGAGCTAGGAGAGATTTCTGCTAGGAAACTGTTTGAGCTGGATCCAAAGAACTGCGGCTACTATGTTTTGCTCTCTAATATTTATGCAGATGCTGGAAGGTGGAATGATGTTCAGAGGCTGAGGGTTATAATTAAGAACAAAGGGCTGGTAAAGCCACCAGGGTATAGTTCAGTGGAATTTAAAGGTAGGGTTCATGTATTTCTAGTTGGGGATAAAAAGCACCCACAACATATAGAGATCTATAATTATTTGGAAAAGCTGAGAGTTAGGATGCTGGAAGCTGGTTATGTCCCAGATACAGGATCAGTTCTCCATgacgtagatgaagaagaaaaagaaacagtATTACGTGTTCACAGCGAAAAGCTGGCTCTCGCTTTTGCAATTATTAACACAGCTCCTGGAACGACGATCCACATCATCAAGAATCTTCGGGTTTGTGGTGACTGTCACAGTGCAATCAAGCTGATCACAAAGCTTGTACAACGGGAGATTGTTGTTAGAGACTCTCACCGGTTCCATCATTTCAGAGATGGGTCCTGTTCTTGTGGGGATTATTGGTGA